CCGTGACGTACAGGCTGTCGTCCGCCACGTAGTCCCGGTCGACGAGCCGGTTCACGCCGTCCATGATGTCCTGGTATTCCCCGCCCGAAAAGTCGTTGTAGAGCAGGTTGCCGAACTCCTCCCCGTAGCTGGTACTGCCCCGCGCGTTCGGGTAGAAGACGACGTACCCGGCCGCCGCATAGAGCTGAATCTCCGCTGAGAACCGGTCGCCGTAGTTGGAAATCGGGCCGCCGTGGATCTCTACCATGAGCGGATGGGCCCGGTCCGGATCAAAGTTGGGCGGGGTAACGACCCACCCGTGTAGCTCACGCCCGTCCTTCGAGGACGTATAGCGAATCTCCTCCACGCGGCCCAGGGCGCGGTCGTCGAGAAGGTCGCCGTTCAGGTCCGTGAGCCGACGGGGCATGTCGCGGTCTCGCTGCGTCACCGCCAGCTCGGCGGGATGGGCGGGCGAGGTCTGGTTGAAGGCGAGGCGCCCCGTTTGGGAGACGGAGAAGTCGCCCCCGCCGTACGGCCGCCCGATCGCCGTGCCGCCCAGATTTTCCGCGACGACCGAGGTCGAGCCGCCGAGGGTCGTGTGGCCCAGCTTCGTGGTGCCCTCGTCCTCGTACTGGAAATACAGGCCCTCGCCGTCCTCGTCCCAGGCGATGTCGTCGATCGAGCGGTCCAGGCCCAGGTCCACGGCCCGCCGGTCGGAGCCGTCCCGGTCCATCACGTAGAGCCGCGTTACCTGGTAGGTCTGGACCTCGTCGTCGTAGCCCAGGTAGGCGACGGTCTCGCCGTCCGGCGATACGCGGGGGGTGTGGTCGGGGCCGAAGCGGTCCGTCAGGGGCGTGCTCTCGCCCTCGTCCACCGGCACCGAATAGAGCTCCGTGTTGCGCCGCTCCCGCTCCCAGTTGTCGTGCCGGTTGGCCGAGTAGAGGAGCGCCTCGCCGTCGGGCGTCCAGACCGGGCGGCTGGAATGGGGATAGTCGCCCGAGGTGACCTGCCGGGCGCGGCCGCCCTCGGCGCGCACCACGAACAGGTGGTCGTGCCCGTAGTCCAGGACGCCCGTGCCGTCCGATTCGTGGTTGAGACGGGTCTCCACACGGGGCGGCTCTGCCCAGTCGGCACCCTCGGGGGCCTCCGGGGGCGACGCCAGCGTCGGCTCGGGGGCCGACACGTGCATGGAAAAGGCGAGGTGCGTTCCGTCCGGCGACCACGACAGGCCACTCGGGGCGTTCGGCAGCTGCGTGATGCGGGCGGTCTTGTTCTGCCCCACCCAGTGGACGTAAATCTCGGTGCCGTGCTCCTCGTCCGAGCTGGTGAACGCGATCTTCGAGCCGTCCGGGGACCAGCGAGGAGACGATTCGTCGGCCGTCCGATTGGTCAGCTTGGTATGCCTGGTGCCGTCCGCGTCGAGGGTCCAGAGCGCGGAGGTCCGCCGGTCCTCCATCACGTCCATGCCCCGCCGCTGGTATACGATCTGGTCGCCGTCGGGGGAGACCTGTGGGTTGGCCACCCACTCCAGGTCAAACACGTCCATGCGGGAGAAAGGGGGGTCCTGGGCGTGGGCGGGAAGGGAAAGGGCGAATGCAAAAAGCAGGGCGAGAACGACTC
This window of the Salinibacter grassmerensis genome carries:
- a CDS encoding S9 family peptidase codes for the protein MARRVVLALLFAFALSLPAHAQDPPFSRMDVFDLEWVANPQVSPDGDQIVYQRRGMDVMEDRRTSALWTLDADGTRHTKLTNRTADESSPRWSPDGSKIAFTSSDEEHGTEIYVHWVGQNKTARITQLPNAPSGLSWSPDGTHLAFSMHVSAPEPTLASPPEAPEGADWAEPPRVETRLNHESDGTGVLDYGHDHLFVVRAEGGRARQVTSGDYPHSSRPVWTPDGEALLYSANRHDNWERERRNTELYSVPVDEGESTPLTDRFGPDHTPRVSPDGETVAYLGYDDEVQTYQVTRLYVMDRDGSDRRAVDLGLDRSIDDIAWDEDGEGLYFQYEDEGTTKLGHTTLGGSTSVVAENLGGTAIGRPYGGGDFSVSQTGRLAFNQTSPAHPAELAVTQRDRDMPRRLTDLNGDLLDDRALGRVEEIRYTSSKDGRELHGWVVTPPNFDPDRAHPLMVEIHGGPISNYGDRFSAEIQLYAAAGYVVFYPNARGSTSYGEEFGNLLYNDFSGGEYQDIMDGVNRLVDRDYVADDSLYVTGGSAGGTSAAWITGKTDRFRAAAVQKPVTNWISKTLAADNYYGYAEYRYPGQPWENPMEYWDVSPVSLLGSMSTPTVVIVGGDDLRTPPWQAKQLYNGLKLRGVEAAYVEIPGASHGIAYRPSQLITKADHVLAWFDRYRQ